In Candidatus Binatia bacterium, a single genomic region encodes these proteins:
- a CDS encoding helix-turn-helix transcriptional regulator, which translates to MLEEAAEYVRTLRRELKMTQEEFAHELGITVGTVNRWENGRFRPSKLARATLVEFAERHGHHIAGLARNNAHSEAPQPQA; encoded by the coding sequence ATGTTGGAAGAAGCTGCAGAATACGTTCGGACTCTACGCCGGGAACTTAAAATGACGCAAGAGGAGTTCGCTCATGAATTGGGCATTACAGTCGGCACAGTGAACCGCTGGGAAAACGGGCGCTTTCGTCCGAGCAAACTCGCCAGGGCAACACTGGTCGAGTTTGCCGAGCGACACGGCCACCACATCGCAGGCCTTGCTAGAAACAACGCCCACAGCGAAGCGCCCCAGCCACAAGCTTGA
- a CDS encoding 3-deoxy-7-phosphoheptulonate synthase (catalyzes the formation of 3-deoxy-D-arabino-hept-2-ulosonate 7-phosphate from phosphoenolpyruvate and D-erythrose 4-phosphate), producing MRLGSSTDEVRAILDRLADLGFKTGILTGEEITLIGVYGDISRLPSGEIEEMAGVEALIPISRAYKRAAQKGSPGHLVHQRVAIGQVICGGPDLVVVGGPCSVESEAQIIGAALMVKAAGCKALRGGVLKYRSSPYSGWEGLGATGHESLREGLDLVVKAGKECGLPTVVEILDPADVPMYEDAGIDCLQVGEPNSRNQALLNRLRSTPLPVIHKRGNSVDTEAYLLWVERIMSSGKENVILCERGMTTCNRYTRNTLDLASVAAFHYQLSGLPVAVDASHGTGIRDLVHPMTLAGIMAGASVVLVEAHPNPLIAKSDGFQGLFPEQLTALVRACDEVWRLRLALDRTYLPSALLEEKYRATVPNDRHRFFGS from the coding sequence ATGCGACTTGGCAGCAGCACCGATGAGGTGCGCGCCATTCTGGATCGCTTGGCCGATCTCGGCTTCAAGACCGGCATCCTCACGGGCGAAGAGATCACCCTGATCGGCGTGTACGGGGACATCAGCCGACTCCCGAGTGGCGAAATCGAAGAGATGGCCGGGGTCGAAGCATTGATTCCGATCTCCCGAGCCTACAAACGGGCGGCCCAGAAAGGCTCTCCCGGACACTTGGTCCACCAACGGGTAGCGATCGGGCAGGTGATATGCGGAGGACCGGACCTCGTAGTAGTCGGCGGGCCGTGTTCAGTCGAGAGCGAAGCCCAGATCATAGGGGCGGCTCTCATGGTCAAGGCCGCCGGCTGCAAAGCCCTGCGCGGCGGAGTGCTCAAGTACCGATCCAGCCCCTACAGCGGGTGGGAAGGACTTGGGGCCACCGGACACGAATCGCTCCGCGAGGGACTAGACTTGGTGGTCAAGGCTGGCAAGGAATGTGGGCTTCCCACGGTAGTGGAGATCCTCGATCCCGCTGACGTACCCATGTACGAGGATGCGGGTATCGACTGCCTGCAGGTTGGGGAGCCCAATTCGAGAAACCAGGCCCTGCTCAACCGCCTGCGCAGCACCCCGCTCCCGGTCATACACAAGCGCGGCAATTCCGTCGACACGGAAGCCTACCTCCTCTGGGTTGAACGCATCATGTCTAGCGGGAAGGAAAACGTCATTCTGTGCGAACGTGGCATGACGACCTGCAACCGCTACACGCGAAACACACTCGACCTGGCCAGCGTCGCCGCCTTCCACTACCAACTCTCAGGACTCCCGGTTGCCGTCGATGCCTCCCACGGAACCGGGATTCGCGACCTCGTTCATCCCATGACCTTGGCGGGCATTATGGCCGGCGCTTCGGTTGTCCTCGTCGAGGCACATCCCAACCCCCTGATCGCCAAATCGGATGGCTTTCAGGGTCTCTTTCCAGAGCAGCTCACTGCCCTCGTCCGTGCATGCGACGAAGTATGGAGGCTCCGGCTGGCACTCGACCGCACATACCTTCCCTCCGCCTTACTCGAGGAAAAATACCGCGCCACAGTTCCAAACGATAGACACCGGTTCTTCGGTAGCTAA
- a CDS encoding response regulator, whose protein sequence is MIEGRKSVVILLVEDDDGHARLLEKNLRRAGVVNRLLRVTDGQEAVDYFSRASSSQNNTDYPLPSIVLLDVRMPRLDGFEVLAHLKGDPQLLNIPVIMLTSTDNQVEINRAYQMGANGYVVKPVGVECFIDRVAKLGMFIEVIEFPENHGKQSSAAVNG, encoded by the coding sequence GTGATAGAAGGACGCAAGTCGGTTGTCATTCTCTTGGTAGAAGATGATGACGGTCACGCCCGTTTGCTTGAGAAAAACCTGCGCCGGGCCGGTGTGGTGAACCGTCTGCTGCGCGTGACCGACGGTCAGGAGGCAGTCGATTACTTCTCCCGGGCCAGCTCATCTCAAAACAACACTGACTACCCGCTTCCAAGCATTGTTTTGCTCGATGTGCGTATGCCGCGTCTTGACGGCTTCGAGGTGCTTGCTCACCTGAAAGGCGATCCGCAGTTGTTGAACATCCCCGTGATCATGCTGACGTCCACGGACAACCAGGTTGAGATCAACAGGGCCTATCAGATGGGCGCAAACGGCTACGTCGTCAAGCCGGTGGGTGTCGAATGCTTTATCGATCGCGTAGCCAAGCTGGGCATGTTCATCGAGGTCATCGAGTTCCCGGAGAATCATGGAAAGCAAAGCAGCGCAGCAGTCAATGGGTGA